In Bosea sp. PAMC 26642, the DNA window GCAGGCGCGGTCGCCGCGATCGCCTTCGATCGGCCGGCCGCCGCCGTCGACGGCAATGTCGAGCGCGTCGTGACGCGTCTTTTCGCCATGGAAGATCTGCTCCCGGGCGCAAAGCCGCTGATCCGCGAGCATGTTCTCGCCCTCCTGCCGAAGGCGCGGCCCGGTGATTTCGCCCAGGCCCTGATGGATCTCGGAGCGACGATCTGCACGCCGCGTTCGCCGGCCTGCGCGCTCTGTCCCTGGCGCGAGCCCTGCCGCGCGCGAAGTCAGGGCACGCAGGAGACCTTTCCGCGCAAGGCGGCGAAGAAGACCGGCGCGACCCGCCACGGCGCAGCCTTCGTCCTGCAGCGCGAGGATGGCGCAGTTCTGGTCCGGACCCGGCCGCCGAAAGGCCTGCTCGGCGGCATGGCCGAAGTGCCGACCAGCGAATGGCGCAGCGACTACGAGATCGAAGGCGCGGCGCAGGATGCGCCAGTGCCGATGCGCTGGCGCAAGCTGCCGATACCCGTGCGCCACGTCTTCACGCATTTCCCGCTGGAGCTCGCGGTCTTCGTCGGCAGCGCTGCCGCAACGACGCGGGCCCCGGAAGGTATGCGTTTTACCCCGCTGGCAAAGCTGCGGGACGAACCGTTCTCGAGCCTGATGCTGAAGGTGCTGGAGATGGGGCTGGAAGCCCTCAAGCCGCGGCCATCTGCGTCCTGATCTCGCTGCGCAGCACGTCGAGCAGCATCAGCCCGCCCGGCCGTTCGACATGCCAGAACGTCCAGCCATTGCAGGCAGGCAGGCCCTGCGCCAGCGCGCCGACCTTGTGGATCGAGCCCACGGCCGGTCCCAGCGCCAGCGTGCCGTCGGCCCGGATGGTCGCCTTGTGGCGCCGCTTCTCGTCAAGGACGCTTTCGCCCGGCTTCACCAGACCGGCCTCGACCAGGCTGAGGAACGGCACGCGCGGCTCGCTGCGCTTCGACGGCGCAGTCGAGAACGCTTCGGGCGGCAACGGTTCGATCGCCGCAATGCGCTTGCGGGCGGCTTCGGCGTAGACAGACTCCCGCTCGACGCCGATGAAATGCCGCCCGAGCGCCTTGGCGACAGCGCCGGTCGTGCCCGTGCCGAAAAACGGATCGAGGATCACGTCGCCGGGATTGCTGGCAGACAGCATGACGCGGGCGAGCAGCGCCTCGGGCTTCTGCGTCGGATGGACCTTGACGCCCGCGCCATCCTTAAGCCGTTCCTCGCCTGTGCACAGCGGCAGATACCAGTCCGAACGCATCTGCAGATCGTCGTTGCCGCCCTTCAGCGCCTCGTAATGGAAGGTGTATTTCGAGCGCTCGCTGCGCGCCGCCCAGATCAGCGTCTCATGGGCATTGGTGAAGCGCCGGCCGCGGAAATTCGGCATCGGGTTGGCCTTGCGCCAGACGATGTCGTTCAGCATCCAGAAGCCGAGATCCTGCAGGATCGAGCCGACGCGGAAGATGTTGTGATAGGAGCCGATCACCCAGAGCGCGCCGTCGGGCTTCAGCACGCGCCGGCAGGCGGTCAGCCAGGCGCGGGTGAAGCTGTCGTAATCGGCGAAGGAGGAAAACTTGTCCCAGTCGTCGTCGACCGCATCGACGAGGCTGTCGTCGGGACGGCGCAGGTCGCCGCCGAGCTGGAGGTTGTAGGGCGGGTCGGCGAAGACGAGATCGACGCTCGCCGCCGGCAGGCGGTCGATCGCGGCGACGCAGTCTCCGACGAGAACCTGATCGAGCGGGAGTTCGAGGGGCAGGCCGGCAATCCGCGCAGCCTTGATCGATGCAGTCTTTATCGGTGACTGCAGCGCGGGCCGTCCGGTACGCGAAACCTGAATCCGGACGGCGGCGCTGGTGGTCCCGGTACGCAAAATACCCATGACGCCCCAAGACCGTTACGCAACTTCAACAGTCGCGATATTGCCGGGTCAGGGTAAAAGCCGGGTTTCCAAGATGAAAAAAAAGCGTCCCGTTTTGGGGCTGCAGCTTTTGCCTAGCCCCTTGGCAGACAAG includes these proteins:
- the mutY gene encoding A/G-specific adenine glycosylase yields the protein MTPQASDLLAWYDRHRRALPWRALPGEHADPYRVWASEIMLQQTTIAAVKPYFERFMARFPTVAALAAAPSEDVMQAWAGLGYYSRARNLHACARAVVELHAGRFPDTEDGLRSLPGIGAYTAGAVAAIAFDRPAAAVDGNVERVVTRLFAMEDLLPGAKPLIREHVLALLPKARPGDFAQALMDLGATICTPRSPACALCPWREPCRARSQGTQETFPRKAAKKTGATRHGAAFVLQREDGAVLVRTRPPKGLLGGMAEVPTSEWRSDYEIEGAAQDAPVPMRWRKLPIPVRHVFTHFPLELAVFVGSAAATTRAPEGMRFTPLAKLRDEPFSSLMLKVLEMGLEALKPRPSAS
- a CDS encoding site-specific DNA-methyltransferase encodes the protein MGILRTGTTSAAVRIQVSRTGRPALQSPIKTASIKAARIAGLPLELPLDQVLVGDCVAAIDRLPAASVDLVFADPPYNLQLGGDLRRPDDSLVDAVDDDWDKFSSFADYDSFTRAWLTACRRVLKPDGALWVIGSYHNIFRVGSILQDLGFWMLNDIVWRKANPMPNFRGRRFTNAHETLIWAARSERSKYTFHYEALKGGNDDLQMRSDWYLPLCTGEERLKDGAGVKVHPTQKPEALLARVMLSASNPGDVILDPFFGTGTTGAVAKALGRHFIGVERESVYAEAARKRIAAIEPLPPEAFSTAPSKRSEPRVPFLSLVEAGLVKPGESVLDEKRRHKATIRADGTLALGPAVGSIHKVGALAQGLPACNGWTFWHVERPGGLMLLDVLRSEIRTQMAAA